One Dromiciops gliroides isolate mDroGli1 chromosome 3, mDroGli1.pri, whole genome shotgun sequence DNA segment encodes these proteins:
- the LOC122748133 gene encoding olfactory receptor 2A12-like: MQELLWGNHSSVSEFILLGFSNEPQGRTILFTFFLLLYLSTLLGNGLIITLIYLDSRLHTPMYFFLSVLSLLDMSYVTTTVPQMLANLAHPRKSISYIGCVAQMYIFLVLGITECILYAVMAYDRYVAICHPLHYTLIINRLTCAIMVTICWAIGLLGALVYTVFTMCLPYCGPNEINHFFCEVPAVLKLACADTSLNDRVDFFLGFILLLVPLSLILASYTRIFAAILRIRSTQGRLKSFSTCASHITVVIMFYGPAMVMYMRPGSKSSPEHDKKLALFYNVVSAFLNPIIYSLRNKDVKGAFLKVIIKKDVLQ; this comes from the coding sequence ATGCAGGAGCTCCTCTGGGGGAACCACAGCTCTGTGTCTGAATTCATCCTCCTGGGCTTCTCTAATGAGCCTCAGGGCAGGACAATCCTCTtcaccttcttcctccttctctatctcaGCACCCTCTTGGGCAATGGCCTCATTATCACCCTGATCTACCTGGACTCCCGCCTTCACACAcccatgtacttcttcctcaGTGTCCTCTCCCTGCTGGACATGAGCTATGTCACCACCACTGTGCCTCAGATGCTAGCAAATCTGGCCCACCCAAGGAAGTCCATCTCCTACATTGGCTGTGTGGCTCAGATGTATATCTTCCTGGTGCTTGGCATCACTGAGTGCATCCTCTATGCTGTCATGGCTTATGACCGCTATGTAGCCATCTGCCACCCCCTTCACTACACCCTCATCATAAACCGTCTCACTTGTGCTATTATGGTGACCATCTGCTGGGCTATTGGTCTTCTTGGTGCTCTGGTTTATACTGTCTTCACCATGTGCCTGCCCTACTGTGGCCCCAACGAAATCAATCACTTCTTCTGTGAGGTCCCCGCAGTTCTGAAATTAGCCTGTGCAGACACATCTCTCAATGACCGAGTGGATTTTTTCCTGGGTTTCATCTTGTTGTTGGTCCCATTGTCTCTGATCCTGGCCTCATATACCCGCATCTTTGCTGCCATCTTGAGGATCCGTTCAACTCAGGGAAGGCTCAAGTCCTTCTCTACCTGTGCCTCCCACATCACTGTTGTCATCATGTTCTATGGGCCAGCAATGGTCATGTACATGAGGCCTGGCTCCAAGTCCTCTCCTGAGCATGACAAAAAGCTGGCCCTGTTCTATAATGTGGTCTCTGCCTTTCTCAATCCCATCATCTATAGCTTAAGAAACAAGGATGTGAAAGGAGCCTTTCTAAAAGTCATAATTAAGAAGGATGTTCTCCAGTGA